The following proteins come from a genomic window of Pararhodobacter sp.:
- a CDS encoding YicC/YloC family endoribonuclease, protein MTGYSASNCEIATEGGQFSCQWDLRSVNGRGLDLRFRLPDWLDGLEVSLRKQLSDRVRRGNVTLTLKLARAEQSGAMRLNLAALDAAVVMVMAAETRAEMQGLGLAPMTAADLLTMRGIVESGPDLADPAPLIATLVTQFAPLLDSFEASRAAEGAALLRILTAQIDTIATLTTQAQAATEGRRSDQVAALKAALARLSEAAPHVEPARLEQELALIAVKTDVTEELDRLKAHVVAARALLAEVEPIGRKLDFLMQEFNREANTLCAKSQNPDLTRIGLDLKTVIDQMREQVQNLE, encoded by the coding sequence ATGACCGGGTATTCGGCGTCGAATTGCGAGATCGCGACCGAGGGTGGGCAGTTCTCGTGCCAGTGGGATTTGCGAAGCGTCAATGGACGCGGTCTGGATCTTCGCTTCAGACTGCCTGATTGGCTGGATGGTCTCGAAGTTTCCTTGCGAAAACAATTGTCTGACCGGGTTCGCCGGGGGAATGTAACCCTGACGTTAAAGCTTGCGCGGGCCGAACAATCCGGGGCGATGCGCCTGAATCTCGCGGCTCTGGATGCCGCAGTTGTGATGGTCATGGCGGCCGAAACACGGGCCGAAATGCAAGGATTGGGGCTTGCACCCATGACCGCGGCTGACCTGTTGACTATGCGCGGCATCGTCGAAAGTGGCCCGGATCTGGCGGACCCGGCCCCATTGATCGCCACGCTTGTGACACAATTTGCGCCCTTGCTCGACTCATTCGAGGCGAGTCGCGCGGCCGAGGGTGCGGCTTTGTTAAGGATATTGACCGCGCAGATTGACACGATTGCGACCTTGACCACACAGGCACAAGCCGCCACCGAGGGGCGACGGAGCGATCAGGTCGCCGCGCTCAAAGCCGCCTTGGCGCGCCTCTCCGAGGCGGCACCTCATGTCGAGCCCGCGCGTTTGGAGCAGGAATTGGCCTTGATTGCGGTGAAAACCGACGTGACCGAAGAACTCGACCGCCTCAAGGCCCATGTCGTTGCCGCGCGCGCACTCTTGGCCGAGGTCGAGCCGATTGGCCGCAAACTGGATTTCCTGATGCAGGAATTCAATCGTGAAGCCAACACCTTGTGCGCCAAATCCCAGAACCCGGACCTGACACGCATCGGTCTTGACCTCAAGACTGTGATCGACCAAATGCGCGAGCAGGTTCAGAACTTGGAGTAA
- a CDS encoding PAS domain-containing protein, whose amino-acid sequence MTHLPSFPNDTIAAAASNVRRLSFALKSNSVQEFPAVAKVQAHYDVLRAGRIAPARAEIDPRPLAEALDVMFVAEVVAPGVARMRLCGQHLNELLGMEPRGMPLSVFFAPEARDDVAKALAQVANGARASLPLRAEKGLGRPGLDGMLVLLPLTDHTGAITRILGVLETCGQIGRAPRKFKLRASAEMKPVPPRATGKPVLQLILGGRS is encoded by the coding sequence ATGACCCACTTACCCTCTTTTCCGAACGATACGATTGCAGCAGCCGCGTCCAATGTCCGCCGCTTGTCGTTTGCGTTGAAAAGCAATTCCGTACAGGAATTTCCCGCGGTCGCAAAGGTGCAGGCACATTATGATGTTTTGCGGGCGGGACGCATCGCTCCGGCACGCGCTGAAATCGACCCGCGCCCCTTGGCCGAGGCGCTTGATGTCATGTTTGTCGCCGAGGTGGTGGCGCCCGGTGTTGCACGGATGCGCCTGTGTGGGCAGCATTTGAACGAGTTGTTGGGCATGGAGCCGCGCGGGATGCCTTTGAGCGTGTTTTTTGCGCCCGAGGCCCGCGACGACGTGGCCAAAGCGCTGGCACAAGTCGCCAATGGCGCGCGCGCATCCCTGCCGCTGCGGGCCGAGAAAGGGCTTGGGCGTCCCGGACTGGACGGGATGTTGGTGCTGCTCCCGTTGACGGATCACACGGGTGCCATCACCCGTATCCTCGGGGTTCTGGAAACCTGTGGCCAGATCGGCCGCGCGCCGCGAAAATTCAAGCTGCGGGCGTCGGCCGAGATGAAACCAGTGCCGCCCAGGGCGACGGGAAAGCCCGTTCTACAGCTGATCCTGGGTGGGCGGTCGTAA
- a CDS encoding class II 3-deoxy-7-phosphoheptulonate synthase: MTDSWSKSGWRNKPRVQMPDYPDAAALATVEAQLGQYPPLVFAGEARDLKRQLGEAAQGRAFLLQGGDCAESFGEFNADIIRDTFKVLLQMAIVLTFGAKVPVIKVGRMAGQFAKPRSSATETVGGVELPCYRGDIINAFEFTEAARVPDPNRMLQAYTQAAASLNLLRAFSKGGFADIHRVHSWTLGFTQGENAERYRALSDRISDALDFMTAAGITSSTLETMQTVDFYTSHEALLLEYEQALCRIDSTTGLPVAGSGHMIWIGDRTRQPDGAHVEFARGVQNPVGLKCGPSITAEDLKVLMAKLNPTNEAGRLTLIARFGAGKSAEHLPRLIKAVQEEGANVLWTCDPMHGNTIKSPSGYKTRPFDRVLQEVRDFFAIHKSENTIPGGVHFEMTGKDVTECTGGLRAVSDEDLSDRYHTACDPRLNASQSLELAFLVAEELSQRRKLLARDAG, translated from the coding sequence ATGACTGACTCTTGGAGCAAATCCGGCTGGCGCAACAAACCGCGCGTGCAAATGCCCGATTATCCTGACGCGGCGGCACTTGCCACGGTCGAGGCGCAACTCGGGCAGTATCCACCGCTGGTTTTTGCCGGCGAAGCGCGCGATCTCAAGCGGCAGCTTGGCGAGGCGGCGCAAGGCCGCGCCTTTTTGCTGCAAGGCGGTGACTGTGCCGAGAGCTTTGGCGAATTCAACGCCGACATCATTCGTGACACCTTCAAGGTGTTGCTGCAAATGGCGATCGTGCTGACCTTTGGCGCCAAGGTTCCGGTGATCAAGGTCGGTCGCATGGCGGGCCAGTTCGCGAAACCGCGCTCATCGGCGACTGAAACCGTGGGCGGCGTCGAATTGCCGTGCTATCGCGGCGATATCATCAACGCCTTCGAATTCACCGAAGCCGCGCGGGTGCCGGACCCCAACCGCATGTTGCAAGCCTATACCCAGGCGGCTGCCAGTCTGAACCTGCTGCGCGCCTTCTCGAAGGGCGGTTTCGCGGATATTCACCGCGTTCACTCGTGGACCTTGGGCTTCACGCAGGGCGAAAACGCCGAGCGCTATCGTGCCCTGTCGGATCGTATCTCGGATGCGCTCGATTTCATGACCGCCGCGGGAATCACCAGTTCGACGTTGGAAACCATGCAAACCGTGGATTTCTACACCTCGCACGAAGCCTTGTTGCTGGAATACGAGCAGGCGCTGTGTCGCATCGATTCCACCACCGGGCTTCCGGTGGCAGGGTCAGGTCACATGATCTGGATCGGCGACCGCACGCGCCAACCCGACGGCGCGCATGTTGAATTTGCGCGCGGCGTGCAGAATCCGGTCGGCTTGAAATGCGGCCCGTCGATTACGGCCGAGGATCTCAAGGTGCTGATGGCCAAGCTGAACCCAACCAACGAGGCAGGTCGCCTGACCCTGATCGCGCGGTTCGGCGCGGGCAAGTCGGCCGAGCATCTGCCGCGTCTGATCAAAGCGGTTCAGGAAGAGGGCGCGAATGTGCTTTGGACGTGCGACCCGATGCACGGCAACACCATCAAGTCGCCCTCCGGCTACAAAACCCGGCCGTTTGATCGCGTCTTGCAAGAGGTGCGCGATTTCTTTGCGATTCACAAATCCGAAAACACGATCCCCGGCGGCGTGCATTTCGAGATGACGGGCAAGGATGTGACCGAATGCACGGGCGGCTTGCGCGCGGTGTCCGACGAGGATCTGTCAGACCGGTATCACACGGCCTGCGATCCGCGCCTCAATGCCAGCCAATCGCTGGAACTGGCGTTTCTGGTGGCCGAAGAATTGTCGCAACGGCGCAAACTCCTGGCGCGAGACGCCGGCTGA
- a CDS encoding GlxA family transcriptional regulator — MFVLLNEFTLLSFSAAIEPLRIANRMSGQTLYTWSVLSESGESVACSNGTLVHVNGGLGDVGRDDVILVCGGLGVRGNTTQSVKAWLRKVARKGSVIGGLCTGAHTLAAAGLLDSRRATIYWENRDGFLEEFTETDLTKSVFVIDGNRLTAAGGTASIDLVLTLIADDHGKDLANSVADQLIYTTIRTDRDIQRLSIPTRIGVRHPRLSRVIERMEQSIEEPVSPAELAEEVGMSTRQLERLFRRYLNRSPKRYYMELRLARARNLLMQTDLSVINVALACGFASPSHFSKCYRAQYGTTPYRERGAHGMDDELGAEPTDEDTDSLDDLE, encoded by the coding sequence GTGTTTGTGTTACTCAATGAGTTCACGCTTTTGTCCTTCTCGGCGGCGATCGAGCCGCTGCGGATCGCCAACCGGATGAGCGGTCAGACGCTCTATACATGGAGCGTGTTGTCTGAAAGCGGTGAAAGCGTGGCCTGCTCCAACGGCACCCTTGTCCATGTGAATGGCGGGTTGGGGGATGTGGGGCGCGATGACGTCATCCTGGTGTGCGGTGGCCTCGGGGTGCGGGGCAATACAACCCAGTCAGTGAAAGCCTGGTTGCGAAAGGTTGCGCGCAAGGGTTCGGTGATTGGTGGGCTCTGCACCGGCGCACATACGCTGGCCGCCGCCGGTTTGCTGGACAGTCGGCGCGCGACGATTTATTGGGAGAACCGGGATGGCTTTCTGGAGGAATTCACCGAAACCGACCTGACGAAATCGGTTTTCGTTATTGATGGCAACCGCCTGACAGCCGCCGGAGGCACGGCGTCGATTGATCTGGTGCTGACGCTGATCGCCGATGATCACGGCAAGGATCTTGCCAATTCCGTTGCCGATCAGTTGATCTACACGACGATTCGCACCGACCGTGATATTCAACGCCTGTCGATTCCGACCCGCATCGGCGTGCGCCACCCGCGCCTGAGCCGCGTCATCGAACGGATGGAACAATCCATCGAGGAACCGGTATCACCCGCCGAGCTCGCCGAAGAGGTGGGCATGTCGACTCGCCAGTTGGAGCGTCTGTTCCGCCGCTATCTCAACCGCAGCCCGAAACGCTATTATATGGAATTACGGCTGGCACGGGCGCGGAACCTGCTGATGCAAACGGATTTGAGTGTGATCAACGTGGCCTTGGCCTGTGGCTTTGCCTCGCCGTCGCATTTCTCGAAATGCTACCGCGCACAATACGGCACGACCCCTTACCGCGAACGCGGCGCGCATGGCATGGATGACGAATTGGGTGCCGAACCCACCGACGAGGACACCGATTCCCTGGATGATCTTGAATGA
- a CDS encoding ABC transporter substrate-binding protein: MKKLLLASAVSALAAGGAFADDINIGILLGFTGPLESITPMMAEGAELAISEVNASGGILSGTMIYGIRADSSCIDSSVAQAAAERLVTSDNVVAIMGADCSGVTRAVLENVAMTNGIPMISPSATSPGFSDFDSGGLFFRTSPSDARQGQVLADILVRRGITSVATTHTNNDYGLGLATAFNDAFTAAGGTVTATVPHEEAKGDYSAEVGALASAGGEALMVLGYVDGGGSMIRTSYDLGAFDQFFIGDGVYSDDLLPRIGDAAAGLVGTVPWATGDAAARFVDVYTAAGINGASSYVAESYDAAALLMLAAQAAGEATPAGIAANVLNVANAPGEEILAGDLARGLEILAAGGEINYQGATNVELIGFGEASGSYREFNVVDGAFETVQFH, translated from the coding sequence ATGAAAAAACTTCTTCTTGCCAGCGCAGTGTCGGCCCTCGCCGCAGGCGGTGCCTTTGCCGATGACATCAATATCGGCATCTTGCTGGGCTTCACGGGCCCGCTCGAGTCGATCACGCCAATGATGGCGGAAGGTGCGGAGCTGGCGATCAGCGAAGTCAACGCATCGGGCGGCATCTTGTCGGGCACCATGATTTACGGCATTCGTGCAGACAGCTCGTGCATCGACAGCTCGGTCGCACAAGCAGCCGCAGAGCGTCTGGTGACCTCGGATAATGTTGTCGCCATCATGGGCGCCGACTGTTCCGGCGTGACTCGTGCGGTGCTGGAAAACGTCGCGATGACCAACGGCATTCCGATGATCTCGCCGTCGGCCACGTCGCCCGGCTTCTCCGATTTCGATTCGGGCGGCCTGTTCTTCCGCACCTCGCCGTCGGACGCCCGTCAGGGTCAGGTTCTGGCTGACATTCTGGTGCGCCGTGGCATCACCAGCGTTGCAACCACGCACACCAACAACGACTATGGTCTGGGCTTGGCAACCGCGTTCAACGACGCATTCACCGCAGCGGGCGGCACCGTGACCGCGACCGTCCCACACGAAGAAGCCAAAGGCGATTATTCGGCGGAAGTTGGTGCCTTGGCATCGGCCGGTGGCGAAGCGCTGATGGTGTTGGGCTATGTGGACGGCGGCGGCAGCATGATCCGCACCTCGTACGATCTGGGTGCCTTTGATCAGTTCTTCATCGGCGACGGCGTATACTCGGACGATCTGCTGCCTCGCATTGGTGACGCAGCCGCGGGTCTCGTCGGCACCGTGCCATGGGCAACCGGTGACGCAGCCGCGCGTTTTGTGGATGTCTACACCGCAGCAGGCATCAATGGCGCAAGCTCCTATGTTGCTGAATCGTATGACGCAGCGGCCCTGCTGATGCTGGCAGCGCAAGCGGCAGGCGAAGCAACCCCGGCTGGAATCGCGGCCAACGTGTTGAACGTTGCCAACGCTCCCGGTGAGGAAATCCTTGCAGGCGATCTGGCACGCGGCCTCGAGATCCTCGCTGCCGGTGGTGAGATCAACTACCAGGGCGCCACCAACGTCGAGCTGATCGGCTTTGGCGAAGCTTCGGGCAGCTACCGTGAGTTCAACGTCGTGGATGGCGCGTTCGAAACGGTGCAGTTCCACTAA
- a CDS encoding ABC transporter ATP-binding protein, translating to MIQVENLHKHFGGFHAVDGATLRIGEGSITGLIGPNGAGKTTLFNVIAGVLKPTSGKVTMAGEDITGLEPHELFHKGLLRTFQIAHEFSSMTVRENLMMVPPDQSGENLWSTWFHRARIKQEEIELRRKADEVLEFLTIDHIADEKAGQISGGQKKLLELGRTMMTDARIVFLDEVGAGVNRTLLNTIADAIVRLNKERGYTFVVIEHDMDFIGRICDPVICMAEGKVLAEGTLDEIKANEHVIEAYLGTGLKNKVKAGEEHV from the coding sequence ATGATCCAGGTCGAGAACCTGCACAAGCACTTTGGCGGATTTCACGCCGTTGACGGTGCAACACTGCGCATTGGCGAAGGGTCGATCACCGGATTGATCGGGCCAAACGGTGCCGGAAAAACCACATTGTTCAACGTCATCGCCGGGGTTCTCAAGCCAACCTCGGGCAAGGTGACAATGGCTGGTGAGGATATCACCGGCCTGGAACCGCATGAATTATTTCACAAAGGGCTTCTGCGCACGTTCCAGATCGCGCATGAGTTTTCCTCGATGACGGTGCGCGAGAACCTGATGATGGTGCCGCCCGACCAATCGGGTGAAAACCTGTGGTCAACGTGGTTCCACCGCGCACGGATCAAGCAGGAGGAAATTGAACTGCGTCGCAAGGCCGACGAAGTTCTGGAATTCCTGACCATCGATCACATCGCCGATGAAAAGGCGGGCCAGATCTCGGGCGGGCAGAAAAAGCTGCTCGAGCTTGGCCGCACCATGATGACTGACGCGCGGATCGTTTTCCTGGATGAAGTCGGCGCAGGCGTGAACCGCACCCTGTTGAACACCATCGCCGACGCAATTGTGCGCCTGAACAAGGAGCGCGGTTATACCTTCGTCGTGATCGAACATGACATGGACTTCATCGGCCGCATTTGCGACCCGGTGATCTGCATGGCCGAGGGCAAGGTTCTGGCCGAGGGCACATTGGATGAGATCAAAGCCAATGAGCATGTGATCGAGGCCTATCTGGGCACAGGGTTGAAAAACAAAGTCAAGGCTGGGGAAGAGCATGTCTGA
- a CDS encoding ABC transporter ATP-binding protein — translation MSETTTEPVLIGNSMTGGYGGADILHDCTIAVDKGQIAVIVGPNGAGKSTAMKAVFGMLNLRKGSVRLNGEDITALSPQVRVAKGMGFVPQTNNIFPSMSVQENLEMGAYIRTDDYRNTMEQVYHLFPILRDKRHQAAGELSGGQRQQVAVGRALMTKPSVLMLDEPTAGVSPIVMDELFDRIIEVARTGISILMVEQNARQALHIADKGYVLVQGANRFTDTGQALLADPEVRRSFLGG, via the coding sequence ATGTCTGAGACCACGACAGAACCCGTCCTGATCGGCAACTCGATGACTGGCGGCTACGGCGGCGCAGACATCCTGCATGATTGTACGATTGCCGTCGACAAAGGCCAGATCGCCGTGATCGTCGGCCCCAACGGCGCCGGGAAATCCACGGCCATGAAGGCCGTGTTCGGGATGTTGAACCTGCGAAAAGGCAGTGTGCGGCTGAATGGCGAGGATATCACCGCGCTGTCGCCACAGGTGCGCGTCGCCAAAGGCATGGGGTTTGTGCCCCAGACCAACAATATCTTCCCCTCGATGTCGGTTCAGGAAAACCTTGAGATGGGGGCCTATATCCGCACCGATGATTATCGCAACACGATGGAGCAGGTCTATCACCTGTTTCCGATCCTTCGCGACAAACGCCATCAGGCGGCGGGCGAATTGTCTGGCGGTCAGCGCCAGCAAGTGGCCGTCGGTCGTGCGCTGATGACCAAGCCGTCGGTCCTGATGCTGGACGAACCCACCGCCGGGGTATCGCCCATCGTGATGGACGAGTTGTTTGACCGCATCATCGAAGTCGCGCGCACCGGGATTTCCATCTTGATGGTCGAGCAAAACGCAAGGCAAGCCCTTCATATTGCAGACAAAGGATATGTCTTGGTGCAAGGGGCAAATCGTTTCACCGACACTGGGCAGGCCTTGTTGGCTGATCCTGAAGTCCGCCGCAGCTTCCTGGGGGGCTAA
- a CDS encoding nucleotidyltransferase family protein: protein MTPKPIKLVLLAAGASRRMNGRDKLLETIEGLPLLRRQALAALAARIGPVAVTLPTESPDRHRAVADLDVTLLTIPDAHTGMSASLRAAAKWAQGAALMICPADMPDVTAQDFATMAAGYKGQALCASDVDGKPGHPVVFPPQALPMFEALKGDTGARGILRRFTPQSIALPAHHATTDLDTPEAWAKWRRENPSA from the coding sequence GTGACACCCAAGCCGATCAAGCTTGTGCTTCTGGCGGCGGGCGCGTCGCGCCGCATGAACGGGCGAGACAAACTGCTTGAAACCATCGAGGGCCTGCCGTTGTTGAGACGGCAGGCCCTTGCGGCTTTGGCGGCGCGAATTGGCCCGGTTGCCGTCACCCTGCCGACCGAGAGCCCGGACCGGCATCGCGCGGTTGCCGATCTGGATGTGACCCTCCTGACAATTCCCGATGCGCACACCGGCATGAGCGCCAGCCTGCGTGCGGCGGCGAAATGGGCGCAGGGAGCGGCTCTGATGATTTGCCCGGCCGATATGCCGGACGTCACCGCGCAGGACTTTGCGACCATGGCGGCGGGCTATAAAGGCCAGGCGCTCTGCGCATCCGACGTCGACGGAAAACCAGGGCATCCCGTGGTGTTTCCACCCCAGGCGTTACCGATGTTCGAGGCGTTGAAGGGCGACACAGGCGCGCGCGGCATTCTGCGGCGCTTCACGCCACAGTCAATCGCCCTGCCCGCTCATCATGCGACCACCGATCTGGATACACCCGAGGCTTGGGCCAAGTGGCGACGGGAAAATCCATCGGCCTGA
- a CDS encoding cytochrome P450 encodes MQSISQSPTDPAFVQNPYAFYARARALGPVVYWQDYGLPCVFGHAAANAILRDRRFGREVPEFKRKPIAAHTAPFYAVEAHSMLELEPPRHTRLRSLVLRGFTSRRIAALRPDIEALAHQLIDAFPTGKFDLLPAFAEAIPVIIIARLLGVPETMKDQLLRWSHDMVSMYQAGRTREMEEAAARASAEFAGFMRGYVDERRAHPADDLITSLIQAEEAGEKLSTDELITTCILLLNAGHEATVHGIGNAVKTILEAGGPRDWLSPEKRDATIEETLRFDPPLHMFTRWAYEQIEVMGHVFEPGDEVGVMLAAAARDPGPWENPDVFDPERVAKPHLAFGVGLHFCVGAPLARLEMTAALPILFDRVPGLRLAEPPQYADRFHFHGLSSLMVER; translated from the coding sequence ATGCAGAGCATTTCGCAATCGCCAACCGATCCTGCCTTTGTGCAAAACCCTTATGCCTTTTACGCTCGCGCACGGGCCTTGGGCCCGGTGGTCTATTGGCAGGATTATGGGTTGCCCTGCGTTTTCGGTCATGCCGCCGCCAATGCAATCCTGCGCGATCGCCGCTTTGGCCGCGAAGTGCCTGAGTTCAAACGCAAACCCATCGCCGCCCACACTGCACCCTTTTATGCCGTCGAGGCGCATTCCATGTTGGAACTGGAGCCGCCGCGCCACACGCGTCTGCGCTCTCTGGTTCTGCGCGGGTTCACCTCGCGTCGCATCGCCGCCCTGCGTCCGGATATCGAAGCTCTGGCCCACCAGTTGATCGATGCCTTTCCAACCGGCAAGTTCGACCTGCTGCCCGCCTTTGCCGAGGCCATTCCGGTGATCATCATCGCGCGTCTACTGGGGGTGCCCGAGACGATGAAAGATCAGCTTTTGCGCTGGTCGCATGATATGGTGAGCATGTATCAGGCCGGGCGCACGCGCGAGATGGAAGAAGCCGCCGCCCGCGCCAGTGCCGAGTTCGCTGGTTTCATGCGCGGCTATGTCGATGAACGTCGCGCGCACCCGGCGGATGATCTGATCACCAGTCTGATTCAGGCCGAGGAGGCGGGCGAAAAGCTGTCAACCGATGAGCTGATCACGACCTGCATTCTGCTGCTGAACGCGGGCCACGAGGCCACCGTGCACGGCATCGGCAACGCCGTCAAAACGATCCTGGAGGCGGGGGGGCCGCGCGATTGGCTCTCGCCGGAAAAGCGGGACGCGACCATCGAGGAAACGCTGCGTTTTGACCCGCCTTTGCATATGTTTACGCGTTGGGCCTATGAACAGATCGAGGTCATGGGGCATGTGTTCGAGCCGGGCGACGAGGTTGGCGTGATGCTGGCCGCCGCCGCGCGTGATCCCGGCCCGTGGGAGAATCCCGACGTGTTTGATCCTGAGCGCGTGGCCAAGCCGCATCTGGCGTTCGGCGTCGGGCTGCATTTCTGTGTCGGCGCACCGCTTGCAAGGCTGGAAATGACCGCCGCCTTGCCGATTCTATTCGACCGCGTGCCCGGATTGCGTCTGGCCGAACCGCCCCAATACGCAGATCGGTTTCACTTTCATGGCCTGTCCTCTCTGATGGTCGAGCGCTGA
- a CDS encoding 5-aminolevulic acid synthase: MIRRPILASALVLSVIAVPLGAFADPVDTDTARSLLFLDERPEVVRYDTTGLTEQEIATLVQVAQTQKYYAALAFAPADGIMAEPTVMSANYHSIEAARDAALSGCNERRSGGASCVIAMEVRPRGWEARALQLSADATTGFEDTYRQERGARAFAISASSGLWGIGLGVNAQENAISACQGDTNVADCAIVIVD, encoded by the coding sequence ATGATCCGTCGTCCCATTCTTGCGTCTGCCTTGGTACTGTCCGTCATCGCCGTGCCGCTGGGCGCATTTGCTGATCCGGTAGACACCGATACCGCACGCAGCTTGCTGTTTCTCGATGAGCGCCCTGAGGTTGTGCGTTATGATACAACCGGGTTGACCGAGCAGGAGATCGCGACGCTGGTTCAGGTTGCGCAAACTCAGAAATATTATGCCGCTCTGGCCTTCGCTCCCGCCGACGGAATCATGGCAGAGCCGACGGTGATGTCGGCCAATTACCACTCCATCGAGGCGGCGCGCGACGCGGCTTTGTCGGGCTGCAATGAGCGCCGCAGTGGCGGTGCGTCTTGCGTCATCGCGATGGAGGTTCGCCCCCGGGGATGGGAGGCGCGCGCCCTGCAACTGAGCGCGGATGCCACGACGGGATTTGAGGATACCTATCGCCAGGAGCGGGGGGCGCGGGCGTTTGCGATCTCTGCAAGTTCGGGATTGTGGGGAATCGGTCTGGGGGTTAATGCCCAGGAGAATGCGATATCGGCGTGCCAAGGCGATACAAATGTTGCCGATTGTGCCATTGTCATCGTAGATTGA
- the hemA gene encoding 5-aminolevulinate synthase gives MTYDSALDTALQRLHDEGRYRTFIDIERKKGQFPHAVWRRPDGTEKEITVWCGNDYLGMGQHPAVLSAMHEALDATGAGSGGTRNISGTTVYHKRLEAEIADLHQKEAALVFTSAYIANDATLSTLPRLFPGLIIYSDALNHASMIEGVRRNGGQKRLFRHNDVDHLRELLAADDPETPKLIAFESIYSMDGDFGPIEAICDLADEFNALTYIDEVHAVGMYGPRGAGVAERDGLMHRLDIINGTMAKAYGVMGGYIAASAKMVDAIRSYAPGFIFTTSLAPAIAAGCAASIKHLKTDQGLRDKQQEYASILKNRLKAMGLPIIDYGSHIVPVHVGDPVHCKAISDMLLEQFGIYVQPINFPTVPRGTERLRFTPSPVHDPKEIDRVVRAMDRLWSHCALNRAEMSA, from the coding sequence TTGACCTACGACTCCGCTCTCGACACCGCCCTGCAGCGCCTCCACGACGAAGGCCGCTATCGGACTTTTATTGATATCGAGCGCAAGAAGGGTCAGTTTCCCCATGCGGTCTGGCGTCGCCCGGACGGAACCGAAAAGGAAATCACCGTCTGGTGTGGCAATGACTATCTCGGCATGGGGCAGCACCCTGCGGTTTTGAGCGCGATGCATGAGGCCTTGGACGCGACCGGCGCGGGCTCTGGCGGTACGCGCAACATTTCCGGAACAACCGTCTATCACAAGCGCCTGGAAGCCGAGATTGCGGATCTGCATCAAAAAGAGGCCGCGTTGGTGTTCACCTCGGCCTATATTGCCAATGATGCGACACTCAGCACCCTGCCCCGGCTGTTCCCCGGCTTGATCATTTATTCCGACGCGCTGAACCACGCCTCGATGATTGAAGGCGTGCGCCGCAATGGCGGGCAGAAGCGCCTGTTCCGCCACAATGACGTTGATCATCTGCGGGAGCTTTTGGCGGCGGATGACCCCGAGACACCAAAGCTCATCGCGTTTGAATCCATCTACTCCATGGACGGCGATTTCGGCCCGATTGAAGCGATCTGCGATCTGGCGGATGAATTCAACGCCCTCACCTATATTGACGAGGTTCACGCCGTGGGCATGTACGGCCCGCGCGGCGCTGGCGTGGCAGAGCGTGACGGTCTGATGCATCGTCTCGACATCATCAACGGCACGATGGCCAAAGCCTATGGCGTGATGGGTGGTTACATTGCGGCAAGCGCAAAAATGGTTGATGCAATAAGGTCTTACGCGCCGGGCTTCATCTTCACGACGTCACTGGCGCCGGCGATCGCGGCGGGCTGTGCAGCGTCGATCAAGCATCTGAAAACCGATCAGGGCCTTCGCGACAAACAGCAGGAATACGCAAGCATTCTGAAAAACCGCCTCAAGGCGATGGGCCTGCCGATTATTGACTATGGCAGCCATATCGTGCCGGTGCATGTCGGCGATCCGGTGCATTGCAAGGCCATTTCGGACATGTTGCTGGAGCAATTCGGCATCTATGTACAGCCGATCAATTTCCCCACCGTGCCGCGCGGGACCGAGCGTTTGCGCTTTACCCCGTCACCGGTTCACGACCCCAAGGAAATTGACCGGGTCGTGCGCGCCATGGATCGGCTTTGGTCGCATTGTGCGCTAAATCGTGCCGAGATGTCCGCTTAG